A single region of the Stenotrophomonas sp. Marseille-Q4652 genome encodes:
- the thrC gene encoding threonine synthase, with translation MNFVSTRNNAPAVSLSQAIAAGLAPDGGLYVPEALPAPRTLAPADSLARTATTLLTPFFAGDALEPELAAICEQAFDFPAPLQPLATPGDHVLELFHGPTAAFKDFGARFLAGSLARLPRADARPLTIVVATSGDTGAAVAAAFHRQPGLRVLVLYPDGRVSPRQAHQLGCLGDNIRALRVAGAFDDCQAMAKQALGDVELQAHVPLSSANSISLGRLLPQMSYYAHAAIGHHARTGRKLNFVIPTGNLGNAMAAILARGLSVPLGRIVLATNANRVLPDYFGGDEYRPQPTVATLANAMDVGAPSNFERLRWLYRGDDAALRAAFTSQGVDDGEIRDTIRERYQRHGEVFCPHTATAVRVLERLRASGQAASGEDWAVAATAHPAKFESVVEPLIGRELEVPPALAALLRRPAHAEPCQPSFAELRDRLVNWA, from the coding sequence ATGAACTTCGTTTCCACCCGCAACAACGCGCCGGCAGTCTCGCTCAGCCAGGCCATCGCCGCCGGGCTGGCGCCCGATGGCGGCCTGTACGTGCCGGAGGCGCTGCCGGCGCCGCGCACCCTGGCCCCGGCCGATTCGCTGGCACGGACCGCGACCACGCTGCTGACGCCATTCTTTGCCGGCGACGCGCTTGAACCCGAGCTGGCGGCGATCTGCGAGCAGGCCTTCGACTTCCCGGCGCCGCTGCAGCCGCTGGCCACGCCGGGCGACCACGTGCTGGAGCTGTTCCACGGGCCGACCGCCGCGTTCAAGGATTTCGGCGCGCGCTTCCTCGCCGGCAGCCTCGCGCGCCTGCCGCGTGCCGACGCGCGGCCGCTGACCATCGTGGTGGCGACCTCCGGTGATACCGGGGCCGCGGTCGCTGCCGCCTTCCACCGCCAGCCGGGCCTGCGGGTGCTGGTGCTGTATCCCGACGGCCGGGTGTCGCCTCGCCAGGCGCACCAGCTCGGCTGCCTGGGGGACAACATCCGCGCGCTGCGCGTGGCCGGCGCCTTCGACGACTGCCAGGCGATGGCCAAGCAGGCGCTGGGCGACGTGGAACTGCAGGCGCATGTGCCGCTGAGCTCGGCCAACAGCATCAGTCTCGGCCGGCTGCTGCCGCAGATGTCCTATTACGCCCACGCCGCCATCGGCCACCATGCGCGCACCGGACGCAAGCTCAACTTCGTCATTCCCACCGGCAACCTAGGCAATGCGATGGCCGCGATCCTGGCGCGCGGGCTGAGCGTGCCGCTGGGACGGATCGTGCTGGCGACCAATGCCAACCGCGTGCTGCCGGACTACTTTGGCGGCGACGAGTACCGGCCGCAGCCCACCGTGGCGACCCTGGCCAATGCCATGGATGTGGGCGCGCCCAGCAACTTCGAGCGGCTGCGCTGGCTGTACCGCGGTGACGACGCGGCGCTGCGCGCGGCTTTCACGTCGCAGGGGGTGGACGACGGGGAGATCCGCGACACCATCCGCGAGCGTTACCAGCGCCACGGCGAGGTTTTCTGCCCGCACACGGCCACGGCGGTGCGGGTGCTGGAACGGCTGCGGGCCAGCGGGCAGGCAGCCTCCGGCGAGGACTGGGCGGTGGCGGCCACTGCACATCCGGCCAAGTTCGAGAGCGTGGTCGAGCCGCTGATCGGCCGAGAGCTCGAGGTGCCGCCTGCACTGGCCGCGCTGCTGCGCCGTCCGGCCCATGCCGAGCCGTGCCAACCGTCATTCGCCGAGCTGCGCGACAGGCTGGTCAACTGGGCCTGA